From a single Streptomyces rubradiris genomic region:
- a CDS encoding ester cyclase: MTFVQLIECRTSRLDEMNRLMDDWLRRAHGRRTATHAVVGRDRSDASHVVEVVEFPSYEEARRSTGLPEAERIFRELAALCEERPTFTGLDVVRDERPAEGAVRRFFRALGTADELPPLNDLLDEDVHSRDPMNPQDTIGLDNARAEFRMWRGAFDFAFTVEDVLCEGDRACARWSWRGTHRGDFLGIAPTGRQVAMTGMTLFRFGPGGKITELWWQHDQLGLMQQLGALDELER; encoded by the coding sequence ATGACCTTCGTACAGCTCATCGAGTGCAGGACGAGCCGGCTGGACGAGATGAACCGGCTGATGGACGACTGGCTCCGGCGGGCCCACGGCAGACGGACGGCGACGCACGCGGTGGTGGGCCGGGACCGCTCGGACGCGTCGCACGTGGTGGAGGTCGTGGAGTTCCCCTCGTACGAGGAGGCGCGGCGGAGCACCGGCCTCCCGGAGGCGGAGCGGATCTTCCGGGAGCTGGCCGCGCTGTGCGAGGAGCGGCCGACGTTCACCGGTCTGGACGTCGTACGGGACGAGCGGCCGGCGGAGGGTGCCGTGCGCCGGTTCTTCCGGGCGCTGGGCACGGCGGATGAGCTGCCGCCGCTGAACGACCTGCTGGACGAGGACGTCCACAGCCGCGATCCGATGAACCCGCAGGACACCATCGGGCTGGACAACGCGCGCGCCGAGTTCCGGATGTGGCGGGGCGCCTTCGACTTCGCGTTCACGGTCGAGGACGTGCTGTGCGAGGGCGACCGGGCCTGCGCCCGCTGGTCCTGGCGCGGCACGCACCGGGGCGACTTCCTGGGGATCGCGCCCACCGGCCGGCAGGTCGCCATGACCGGGATGACGCTGTTCCGGTTCGGCCCCGGCGGAAAGATCACCGAGCTGTGGTGGCAGCACGACCAGCTGGGGCTGATGCAGCAGTTGGGGGCGCTGGACGAGCTGGAGCGGTAG
- a CDS encoding LysR family transcriptional regulator encodes MIEARHLRVLRAVATTGSFSAAGRELGCTQPAVSQQMKALEASVGTPLLVRNGREMRLTQAGEALVRHASGILAGLTAAEEEVAAIAGLRAGRVRLVSFPSGSSTLVPTALAALRAAHPGTRVSLEEAEPPKSVQLLREGDCDLALAFRYEGAAVAEDWDDLVVRPLLTDRLVALVPERHRLARAETVAIGELAQEPWIAGCPRCRGQLVEVCEGAGFTPRIDFATDDYPAVVGLVGAGLGVAVLPRLAVESVRPRGVRAVRLEPAVRREIVALTLPDLAQVPAVAATLEQLARAAGRM; translated from the coding sequence GTGATCGAGGCTCGTCATCTCCGTGTCCTGCGCGCCGTCGCCACCACCGGCTCCTTCTCGGCGGCCGGGCGCGAACTGGGCTGCACCCAGCCCGCCGTCAGCCAGCAGATGAAGGCCCTGGAGGCCTCGGTCGGCACCCCGTTGCTGGTCCGCAACGGGCGGGAGATGCGCCTCACCCAGGCCGGCGAAGCCCTCGTCCGGCACGCCTCCGGCATCCTCGCCGGGCTCACCGCGGCCGAGGAGGAGGTCGCCGCGATCGCCGGCCTGCGCGCGGGCCGGGTCCGGCTGGTCTCGTTCCCCAGCGGCAGCTCCACGCTCGTACCGACGGCCCTGGCCGCCCTGCGTGCCGCCCACCCCGGCACCCGCGTCTCGCTGGAGGAGGCCGAGCCCCCGAAGTCCGTGCAACTGCTGCGGGAAGGCGACTGCGACCTCGCCCTGGCCTTCCGCTACGAGGGCGCCGCGGTCGCCGAGGACTGGGACGACCTCGTCGTGCGCCCCCTGCTCACGGACCGCCTGGTCGCCCTGGTGCCCGAACGGCACCGGCTCGCGCGCGCGGAGACCGTCGCCATCGGCGAGCTGGCCCAGGAACCGTGGATCGCGGGCTGCCCGCGCTGCCGCGGCCAGCTGGTCGAGGTGTGCGAGGGGGCCGGGTTCACCCCGCGCATCGACTTCGCCACCGACGACTACCCCGCCGTGGTCGGCCTGGTCGGCGCGGGTCTCGGGGTCGCCGTGCTGCCCCGGCTGGCCGTGGAGTCGGTACGGCCGCGAGGCGTGCGCGCGGTACGGCTGGAACCGGCGGTACGACGCGAGATCGTCGCCCTGACCCTGCCCGACCTGGCCCAGGTGCCGGCCGTGGCGGCGACGCTGGAGCAACTGGCCCGGGCGGCCGGGCGGATGTAG
- the groL gene encoding chaperonin GroEL (60 kDa chaperone family; promotes refolding of misfolded polypeptides especially under stressful conditions; forms two stacked rings of heptamers to form a barrel-shaped 14mer; ends can be capped by GroES; misfolded proteins enter the barrel where they are refolded when GroES binds) — protein sequence MAKILKFDEDARRALERGVNKLADTVKVTIGPRGRNVVIDKKFGAPTITNDGVTIAREVEIEDPYENLGAQLVKEVATKTNDIAGDGTTTATVLAQALVREGLKNVAAGASPAALKKGIDAAVKAVSEDLLATARPIDEKSDIAAVAALSAQDQQVGELIAEAMDKVGKDGVITVEESNTFGLELDFTEGMAFDKGYLSPYFVTDQERMEAVLEDPYILINQGKISAIADLLPLLEKVIQAGSSKPLLIIAEDIEGEALSTLVVNKIRGTFNAVAVKAPGFGDRRKAMLQDMAVLTGATVISEEVGLKLDQVGIDVLGSARRVTVTKDDTTIVDGAGKSEDVQGRVAQIKAEIENTDSDWDREKLQERLAKLAGGVCVIKVGAATEVELKEKKHRLEDAISATRAAVEEGIVSGGGSALVHASKVLEGNLDKTGDEATGVAVVRNAVVEPLRWIGENAGQEGYVIVSKVKDLDKGQGYNAATGEYGDLIKAGVIDPVKVTRSALENAASIASLLLTTETLVVEKKEEEEPAAAGHSHGHAH from the coding sequence ATGGCGAAGATCCTGAAGTTCGACGAGGACGCCCGTCGCGCCCTTGAGCGCGGCGTCAACAAGCTTGCCGACACCGTCAAGGTGACGATCGGCCCCCGCGGCCGCAACGTCGTCATCGACAAGAAGTTCGGCGCCCCCACCATCACCAACGACGGTGTCACGATCGCCCGCGAGGTCGAGATCGAGGACCCGTACGAGAACCTCGGCGCCCAGCTGGTGAAGGAGGTGGCGACCAAGACCAACGACATCGCTGGTGACGGCACCACCACCGCCACCGTGCTCGCCCAGGCGCTGGTCCGCGAGGGCCTGAAGAACGTCGCCGCCGGCGCCTCCCCGGCCGCCCTGAAGAAGGGCATCGACGCCGCCGTCAAGGCCGTCTCCGAGGACCTGCTCGCCACCGCGCGCCCGATCGACGAGAAGTCCGACATCGCCGCCGTGGCCGCGCTGTCCGCCCAGGACCAGCAGGTCGGCGAGCTGATCGCCGAGGCGATGGACAAGGTCGGCAAGGACGGTGTCATCACCGTCGAGGAGTCCAACACCTTCGGCCTGGAGCTGGACTTCACCGAGGGCATGGCCTTCGACAAGGGCTACCTGTCGCCGTACTTCGTGACGGACCAGGAGCGCATGGAGGCCGTCCTGGAGGACCCGTACATCCTCATCAACCAGGGCAAGATCTCCGCTATCGCCGACCTGCTGCCGCTGCTGGAGAAGGTCATCCAGGCCGGCTCCTCCAAGCCGCTGCTGATCATCGCCGAGGACATCGAGGGCGAGGCCCTGTCGACCCTGGTCGTCAACAAGATCCGCGGCACCTTCAACGCCGTCGCGGTGAAGGCCCCCGGCTTCGGCGACCGCCGCAAGGCGATGCTCCAGGACATGGCCGTCCTCACCGGCGCCACCGTCATCTCCGAGGAGGTCGGCCTCAAGCTCGACCAGGTCGGCATCGACGTGCTCGGCTCCGCCCGCCGCGTCACCGTCACCAAGGACGACACCACGATCGTCGACGGCGCCGGCAAGTCGGAGGACGTGCAGGGCCGCGTCGCCCAGATCAAGGCCGAGATCGAGAACACCGACTCCGACTGGGACCGCGAGAAGCTCCAGGAGCGCCTCGCGAAGCTGGCCGGCGGCGTGTGCGTGATCAAGGTCGGCGCCGCCACCGAGGTGGAGCTGAAGGAGAAGAAGCACCGTCTGGAGGACGCCATCTCCGCGACCCGCGCCGCGGTCGAGGAGGGCATCGTCTCCGGTGGTGGCTCCGCTCTGGTCCACGCCTCCAAGGTCCTCGAGGGCAACCTCGACAAGACCGGCGACGAGGCCACCGGTGTCGCCGTGGTCCGCAACGCCGTGGTCGAGCCGCTGCGCTGGATCGGCGAGAACGCCGGCCAGGAGGGCTACGTCATCGTGTCCAAGGTCAAGGACCTGGACAAGGGCCAGGGCTACAACGCCGCCACCGGCGAGTACGGCGACCTGATCAAGGCCGGCGTCATCGACCCGGTCAAGGTCACCCGCTCCGCCCTGGAGAACGCCGCCTCCATCGCCTCCCTGCTGCTCACGACCGAGACCCTGGTCGTCGAGAAGAAGGAAGAGGAAGAGCCGGCCGCCGCAGGCCACAGCCACGGCCACGCCCACTGA
- a CDS encoding polysaccharide deacetylase family protein, giving the protein MRAVVQNDKSRAWVAKADDRGRARVAKADDRGRARVAKTDDRSRARIAKTAAATTALALAALLTGCAGDPAPAPAQGGPARPLDPRARQAAEHARLAAAARRWGLERTPLTPPAPPAEKPRITPRDGFEVDGQEEENLPPVFTTVPTRQKVVFLTIDDGAEKDPAFLRMMSELKVPYTAFLSNYVIEDDYGYFRRMQAQGVTLNNHTLTHPYLPGLSYEEQRDEICGMQTVMKKQFGKAPTVFRPPYGNYNGDTLRAAKECGIKYAPIWDEEVFVDHWEYRDWDRRLHPGDIVLTHFRGRDDWNGTMVDDMRNFLDKVTREGYAVARLEDYL; this is encoded by the coding sequence GTCGCGAAGGCGGATGACAGAGGCCGGGCACGGGTCGCGAAGGCGGATGACAGAGGCCGGGCACGGGTCGCGAAGACGGACGACAGAAGCCGGGCGCGGATCGCGAAGACGGCCGCGGCCACCACCGCCCTCGCACTGGCCGCCCTCCTGACCGGCTGCGCCGGAGATCCCGCCCCGGCCCCGGCCCAGGGCGGCCCCGCCCGCCCCCTGGACCCCCGCGCCCGCCAGGCCGCCGAACACGCCCGGCTGGCCGCCGCCGCCCGGCGCTGGGGCCTGGAGCGGACCCCGCTCACCCCGCCGGCCCCGCCCGCCGAGAAACCCCGGATCACCCCCCGGGACGGCTTCGAGGTGGACGGCCAGGAGGAGGAGAACCTCCCCCCGGTCTTCACCACCGTGCCCACCCGGCAGAAGGTCGTCTTCCTCACCATCGACGACGGCGCCGAGAAGGACCCGGCGTTCCTGCGCATGATGAGCGAGCTGAAGGTGCCGTACACCGCGTTCCTCAGCAACTACGTCATCGAGGACGACTACGGCTACTTCCGCCGGATGCAGGCCCAGGGCGTCACCCTGAACAACCACACCCTCACCCACCCCTACCTGCCCGGGCTGTCCTACGAGGAGCAGCGCGACGAGATCTGCGGCATGCAGACCGTCATGAAGAAGCAGTTCGGCAAGGCGCCCACCGTCTTCCGGCCGCCGTACGGCAACTACAACGGCGACACCCTGCGCGCCGCCAAGGAGTGCGGCATCAAGTACGCGCCGATCTGGGACGAGGAGGTCTTCGTCGACCACTGGGAGTACCGCGACTGGGACCGCCGGCTGCACCCCGGCGACATCGTCCTCACCCACTTCCGCGGCCGGGACGACTGGAACGGCACGATGGTGGACGACATGCGGAACTTCCTGGACAAGGTCACCCGCGAGGGCTACGCCGTCGCCCGCCTGGAGGACTACCTGTGA
- a CDS encoding MOSC domain-containing protein, which yields MKLLSVNVGRPRPVPYTSQPDGVTGIGKQPAEGPVRVAAPGPKGVGASGLAGDAVCDTRHHGGNDQAVYAYAREDLDAWERELGRPLANGCFGENLTTDGLDVSGALIGERWRIGPQVVLEVTAGRIPCATFQGHMGERRWVERFTRKAATGAYLRVIEPGEIHAGDPVEIVYRPDHGVTAAMQFRAVTTERELLPRLLAAGEALHSETLAQARNYVARQRD from the coding sequence ATGAAGCTCCTTTCCGTCAATGTGGGCCGTCCCCGTCCGGTGCCCTACACGAGCCAGCCGGACGGTGTGACCGGCATCGGCAAGCAGCCCGCCGAGGGGCCGGTACGGGTGGCGGCGCCCGGTCCGAAGGGGGTCGGCGCGAGCGGGCTGGCCGGGGACGCGGTGTGCGACACACGCCATCACGGCGGGAACGACCAGGCGGTGTACGCGTACGCCCGCGAGGACCTCGACGCGTGGGAGCGGGAGCTCGGCCGGCCCCTGGCCAACGGCTGCTTCGGCGAGAACCTGACGACGGACGGCCTGGACGTCTCCGGGGCGCTGATCGGCGAGCGCTGGCGGATCGGTCCGCAGGTGGTGCTGGAGGTGACCGCGGGCCGCATTCCGTGCGCCACGTTCCAGGGCCACATGGGCGAACGCCGCTGGGTCGAGAGGTTCACCCGAAAGGCCGCGACGGGTGCCTACCTCCGGGTGATCGAGCCGGGGGAGATCCACGCGGGCGACCCGGTGGAGATCGTGTACCGGCCGGACCACGGGGTGACGGCGGCGATGCAGTTCCGCGCGGTCACCACCGAGCGCGAGCTGCTGCCCCGGCTGCTCGCGGCGGGCGAGGCGCTGCATTCGGAGACGCTGGCGCAGGCCCGCAACTACGTGGCGCGGCAGCGGGACTGA
- a CDS encoding WhiB family transcriptional regulator: MADFSRLPGPNADLWDWQLLAACRGVDSSLFFHPEGERGAARSARENSAKEVCMRCPVRAECAAHALAVREPYGVWGGLTEDEREELMGRARNRLVTASTTSGDTAQDH; the protein is encoded by the coding sequence ATGGCAGATTTCTCCCGCCTTCCCGGGCCGAACGCGGACCTGTGGGACTGGCAGTTGCTGGCTGCCTGCCGCGGTGTGGACAGCTCGCTCTTCTTCCACCCGGAGGGCGAGCGCGGGGCGGCTCGGAGCGCTCGCGAGAACTCGGCCAAAGAGGTCTGCATGAGATGCCCGGTGCGCGCGGAGTGCGCGGCGCACGCGCTGGCGGTGCGCGAGCCGTACGGCGTCTGGGGCGGCCTGACCGAGGACGAGCGCGAGGAGTTGATGGGGCGGGCGCGCAACCGGCTGGTGACGGCCTCCACCACCAGCGGGGACACCGCTCAGGATCACTGA
- the groES gene encoding co-chaperone GroES, with the protein MTTASSKVAIKPLEDRIVVQPLDAEQTTASGLVIPDTAKEKPQEGAVLAVGPGRFENGERLPLDVKVGDVVLYSKYGGTEVKYNGDEYLVLSARDVLAIIEK; encoded by the coding sequence GTGACGACCGCCAGCTCCAAGGTTGCCATCAAGCCGCTCGAGGACCGCATCGTGGTCCAGCCGCTGGACGCCGAGCAGACCACGGCCTCTGGCCTGGTCATCCCGGACACCGCGAAGGAGAAGCCCCAGGAGGGCGCCGTCCTCGCCGTGGGCCCGGGCCGGTTCGAGAACGGTGAGCGCCTTCCGCTCGACGTCAAGGTCGGCGACGTCGTCCTCTACAGCAAGTACGGCGGCACCGAGGTGAAGTACAACGGCGACGAGTACCTCGTCCTCTCGGCTCGCGACGTGCTCGCGATCATCGAGAAGTAA
- a CDS encoding SDR family NAD(P)-dependent oxidoreductase yields the protein MTTALITGSTAGIGAAFARRLAADGQDLVLVARDTGRLREQATELHDRHGVEVEVLPADLSLDEGIEAVAGRLGDRKNPVDLLINNAGFGNKGRYLDVSMADELRMLKVHCEAVLRLTSAAAGAMRERGRGGVVNVASVAAFVPRGTYGASKAWVVQFTQGAARDLAGSGVRLMALCPGFVRTEFHQRAGMGTDNIPGWLWLDADKLVAAALADLARGRTVSIPDPRYKALMGLVKVTPRGLLGGISSRTGRKYGPR from the coding sequence ATGACAACGGCTCTGATTACGGGATCGACCGCGGGGATCGGTGCCGCGTTCGCGCGGCGGCTGGCGGCGGACGGGCAGGACCTGGTGCTGGTGGCCCGGGACACCGGGCGGCTGCGCGAGCAGGCGACGGAACTCCACGACCGGCACGGCGTCGAGGTGGAGGTGCTGCCCGCCGACCTCTCCCTGGACGAGGGCATCGAGGCGGTGGCCGGCCGGCTCGGCGACCGGAAGAACCCGGTCGACCTGCTGATCAACAACGCCGGCTTCGGCAACAAGGGCCGCTATCTGGACGTCTCGATGGCGGACGAGCTGCGGATGCTGAAGGTGCACTGCGAGGCGGTGCTGCGGCTGACCTCGGCGGCGGCCGGGGCGATGCGCGAGCGCGGCCGGGGCGGGGTGGTGAACGTCGCCTCGGTGGCCGCCTTCGTGCCGCGCGGCACCTACGGCGCGTCGAAGGCGTGGGTCGTGCAGTTCACCCAGGGCGCGGCGCGGGACCTGGCGGGCAGCGGGGTCCGGCTGATGGCCCTGTGCCCGGGGTTCGTGCGCACCGAGTTCCACCAGCGGGCCGGGATGGGCACGGACAACATCCCCGGCTGGCTGTGGCTGGACGCCGACAAGCTGGTGGCGGCGGCCCTTGCCGACCTGGCCCGCGGCCGGACGGTGTCCATCCCGGATCCGCGGTACAAGGCGCTGATGGGGCTGGTGAAGGTCACGCCGCGCGGGCTGCTGGGCGGGATCAGCTCCCGTACGGGGCGCAAGTACGGGCCGCGGTGA